In Tautonia rosea, the DNA window CAGTGGAATAGATCGTGGTCCGATCATCACGAAGGTCCCGTCAGGACGCGGAGGAATCATGAACGCTGGGCCATCGTGGCGGAGGGATGACGATGAGGAGCGAGATCAAGGCGTCATCAACATCATCATGCAAGGGACGTTCGAAATTCAGGTTTTCCTGGAAAAGGTCCGATATTCTTGCCTTCAACGATTCGATCCGGCGACGGACCTCAGTCACGCTCTGCAGGGTCGTGAAATCGAAATACCGGTGAAGACGGGCTCGTCAGTAAAGAACCCGTTGGCATCGCATCGGTTCCTTGGTTCGGCAGCACCGGGGCGAAGCGAAGGTCGAGGTGATTGGGATCGCGTGCGCGCAATCCTTGACCGGAGCCCCTCTGGGAGAGGCCCCGACGACGCTCCGATCGGTCAGATCGGAGCGCGGTCGGGGCCTGTGCGGATAGTTCCGGATGGGGAAAAGGGCGTGAGAGAGCGATCAGACGTAGATGCCCTGACCGTTGGTGCTAACCTCGACGCCGTGCTCGGCAAGGTAGCCAAGGCATCGGCGAGGGATCCGGCAATCCAAGGTAACGCGGTCACCATCGGAGTAAGAGCGATTGCGGATCAAGGCGTGCTGCGCGAGATAGGCGAGCACACGTCCGTCGCCGACAGTGGTTTCGATCCGGGCGTCGAGGGCGTTTTCATTGAGGGCTTCGCGGACGGCCTGTTCCAGGCGGTCGAGTCCGTCGCCCGAGGCGGCGCTGACGATGATCGATTCATCGTGATGGGCACGAAGCACATCGAGGAAGGAGCGATCGGGAACGCGATCGGCCTTGTTCAGCACGAGGATCGTGGGATGGTCAAGCAGGCCGATTTCCTCAAGCACGGCGTTGACCGCGGCGATCTGGGCCTCGGCCTCGGGGCTGGAGGCATCGACGACGTGCAGCAGGAGATCCGCCTGGCGGGCTTCTTCGAGCGTGGCCTTGAAGGAGGCGACAAGGGAGTGAGGCAGGTCTCGGATGAATCCGACGGTGTCGGAGAGCAAGACCTGACCGCCGCCGGAGAAGTTCCAACGACGGGTCCGGGTGTCGAGGGTCGCAAAGAGCTTGTCCTCGACCAGCACCCCCGCGCCGGTTAGGGCGTTCATCAGCGTGCTCTTGCCGGCGTTGGTGTAGCCGACAAGTGAGACCGTGGGCACTGCGTCTCGGGCGGCAACCTCTCGCTCTTTGCGAGCCTGGATCTTCGAAAGCTTGGCTTTGAGATCCTGGATGCGGCCTTCGACGAGCCGGCGGTCGGT includes these proteins:
- the hflX gene encoding GTPase HflX, with amino-acid sequence MTELKSTDRKDLRERAILVGVLLPDGQYNPEDPLDEIRGLAQTAGLVVVGSLLQKRQQVDLATVIGSGKVDELKELCEAQEADLVVIDHDIGPAQGRNLEKVLGVKVIDRTEVILDIFATHARTNESRLQVELAQLEYSLPRLKRMWTHLSRYKGGIGVRGPGEKQLETDRRLVEGRIQDLKAKLSKIQARKEREVAARDAVPTVSLVGYTNAGKSTLMNALTGAGVLVEDKLFATLDTRTRRWNFSGGGQVLLSDTVGFIRDLPHSLVASFKATLEEARQADLLLHVVDASSPEAEAQIAAVNAVLEEIGLLDHPTILVLNKADRVPDRSFLDVLRAHHDESIIVSAASGDGLDRLEQAVREALNENALDARIETTVGDGRVLAYLAQHALIRNRSYSDGDRVTLDCRIPRRCLGYLAEHGVEVSTNGQGIYV